In a genomic window of Theropithecus gelada isolate Dixy chromosome 15, Tgel_1.0, whole genome shotgun sequence:
- the EDF1 gene encoding endothelial differentiation-related factor 1 isoform X4: MAESDWDTVTVLRKKGPTAAQAKSKQAILAAQRRGEDVETSKKWAAGQNKQHSITKNTAKLDRETEELHHDRVTLEVGKVIQQGRQSKGLTQKDLATKINEKPQVIADYESGRAIPNNQVLGKIERAIDVRSRSACVLRAQ; encoded by the exons ATGGCCGAGAGCGACTGGGACACGGTGACGGTGCTGCGCAAGAAGGGCCCCACGGCCGCCCAGGCCAAGTCCAAGCAG gCTATCTTAGCGGCACAGAGACGAGGAGAAGATGTGGAGACTTCCAAGAAAT GGGCTGCTGGCCAGAACAAACAACATTCTATCACCAAGAACACAGCCAAGCTGGACCGGGAAACGGAGGAGCTGCACCATGACAGGGTGACCCTGGAGGTGGGCAAGGTGATCCAGCAGGGTCGGCAGAGCAAGGGGCTTACACAGAAGGACCTGGCCACG AAAATCAATGAGAAGCCACAGGTGATCGCGGACTATGAGAGCGGACGGGCCATACCCAATAACCAGGTGCTGGGCAAAATTGAGCGGGCCATTG ATGTGAGGTCCAGGAGTGCCTGTGTGTTGAGAGCCCAGTGA
- the EDF1 gene encoding endothelial differentiation-related factor 1 isoform X5: protein MAESDWDTVTVLRKKGPTAAQAKSKQAILAAQRRGEDVETSKKWAAGQNKQHSITKNTAKLDRETEELHHDRVTLEVGKKINEKPQVIADYESGRAIPNNQVLGKIERAIGLKLRGKDIGKPIEKGPRAK from the exons ATGGCCGAGAGCGACTGGGACACGGTGACGGTGCTGCGCAAGAAGGGCCCCACGGCCGCCCAGGCCAAGTCCAAGCAG gCTATCTTAGCGGCACAGAGACGAGGAGAAGATGTGGAGACTTCCAAGAAAT GGGCTGCTGGCCAGAACAAACAACATTCTATCACCAAGAACACAGCCAAGCTGGACCGGGAAACGGAGGAGCTGCACCATGACAGGGTGACCCTGGAGGTGGGCAAG AAAATCAATGAGAAGCCACAGGTGATCGCGGACTATGAGAGCGGACGGGCCATACCCAATAACCAGGTGCTGGGCAAAATTGAGCGGGCCATTG GCCTCAAGCTCCGGGGAAAGGACATTGGAAAGCCCATCGAGAAGGGGCCTAGGGCGAAATGA
- the EDF1 gene encoding endothelial differentiation-related factor 1 isoform X6, translated as MAESDWDTVTVLRKKGPTAAQAKSKQAILAAQRRGEDVETSKKWAAGQNKQHSITKNTAKLDRETEELHHDRVTLEKINEKPQVIADYESGRAIPNNQVLGKIERAIGLKLRGKDIGKPIEKGPRAK; from the exons ATGGCCGAGAGCGACTGGGACACGGTGACGGTGCTGCGCAAGAAGGGCCCCACGGCCGCCCAGGCCAAGTCCAAGCAG gCTATCTTAGCGGCACAGAGACGAGGAGAAGATGTGGAGACTTCCAAGAAAT GGGCTGCTGGCCAGAACAAACAACATTCTATCACCAAGAACACAGCCAAGCTGGACCGGGAAACGGAGGAGCTGCACCATGACAGGGTGACCCTGGAG AAAATCAATGAGAAGCCACAGGTGATCGCGGACTATGAGAGCGGACGGGCCATACCCAATAACCAGGTGCTGGGCAAAATTGAGCGGGCCATTG GCCTCAAGCTCCGGGGAAAGGACATTGGAAAGCCCATCGAGAAGGGGCCTAGGGCGAAATGA
- the EDF1 gene encoding endothelial differentiation-related factor 1 isoform X3, whose protein sequence is MAESDWDTVTVLRKKGPTAAQAKSKQAILAAQRRGEDVETSKKWAAGQNKQHSITKNTAKLDRETEELHHDRVTLEVGKVIQQGRQSKGLTQKDLATKINEKPQVIADYESGRAIPNNQVLGKIERAIGLKLRGKDIGKPIEKGPRAK, encoded by the exons ATGGCCGAGAGCGACTGGGACACGGTGACGGTGCTGCGCAAGAAGGGCCCCACGGCCGCCCAGGCCAAGTCCAAGCAG gCTATCTTAGCGGCACAGAGACGAGGAGAAGATGTGGAGACTTCCAAGAAAT GGGCTGCTGGCCAGAACAAACAACATTCTATCACCAAGAACACAGCCAAGCTGGACCGGGAAACGGAGGAGCTGCACCATGACAGGGTGACCCTGGAGGTGGGCAAGGTGATCCAGCAGGGTCGGCAGAGCAAGGGGCTTACACAGAAGGACCTGGCCACG AAAATCAATGAGAAGCCACAGGTGATCGCGGACTATGAGAGCGGACGGGCCATACCCAATAACCAGGTGCTGGGCAAAATTGAGCGGGCCATTG GCCTCAAGCTCCGGGGAAAGGACATTGGAAAGCCCATCGAGAAGGGGCCTAGGGCGAAATGA
- the EDF1 gene encoding endothelial differentiation-related factor 1 isoform X2 produces MAESDWDTVTVLRKKGPTAAQAKSKQAILAAQRRGEDVETSKKWAAGQNKQHSITKNTAKLDRETEELHHDRVTLEVGKVIQQGRQSKGLTQKDLATKINEKPQVIADYESGRAIPNNQVLGKIERAIGECPSTFAGSAGQGGHHSWLGLVRVGLGRRRWP; encoded by the exons ATGGCCGAGAGCGACTGGGACACGGTGACGGTGCTGCGCAAGAAGGGCCCCACGGCCGCCCAGGCCAAGTCCAAGCAG gCTATCTTAGCGGCACAGAGACGAGGAGAAGATGTGGAGACTTCCAAGAAAT GGGCTGCTGGCCAGAACAAACAACATTCTATCACCAAGAACACAGCCAAGCTGGACCGGGAAACGGAGGAGCTGCACCATGACAGGGTGACCCTGGAGGTGGGCAAGGTGATCCAGCAGGGTCGGCAGAGCAAGGGGCTTACACAGAAGGACCTGGCCACG AAAATCAATGAGAAGCCACAGGTGATCGCGGACTATGAGAGCGGACGGGCCATACCCAATAACCAGGTGCTGGGCAAAATTGAGCGGGCCATTGGTGAGTGTCCCTCCACCTTCGCCGGGTCCGCTGGACAGGgaggccaccactcctggctgggGTTGGTGAGAGTGGGACTCGGGAGACGAAGATGGCCCTGA
- the EDF1 gene encoding endothelial differentiation-related factor 1 isoform X1 — MAESDWDTVTVLRKKGPTAAQAKSKQAILAAQRRGEDVETSKKWAAGQNKQHSITKNTAKLDRETEELHHDRVTLEVGKVIQQGRQSKGLTQKDLATVRLRRLSLLLGLWAWAGVAGVQIARGGQAPPPWCPCRECLGKPGQPGSHCLLHKMQLCVGAYPRGPRSWCSQATLRAWFRSSASGADVYKAHVLFRKSMRSHR; from the exons ATGGCCGAGAGCGACTGGGACACGGTGACGGTGCTGCGCAAGAAGGGCCCCACGGCCGCCCAGGCCAAGTCCAAGCAG gCTATCTTAGCGGCACAGAGACGAGGAGAAGATGTGGAGACTTCCAAGAAAT GGGCTGCTGGCCAGAACAAACAACATTCTATCACCAAGAACACAGCCAAGCTGGACCGGGAAACGGAGGAGCTGCACCATGACAGGGTGACCCTGGAGGTGGGCAAGGTGATCCAGCAGGGTCGGCAGAGCAAGGGGCTTACACAGAAGGACCTGGCCACGGTGAGGCTGCGCCGGCTCTCACTTCTCCTGGGGTTGTGGGCTTGGGCGGGGGTGGCCGGAGTTCAGATAGCACGGGGAGGGCAGGCTCCACCCCCCTGGTGCCCTTGCAGGGAATGCCTGGGGAAGCCAGGTCAGCCCGGCTCTCACTGCCTCTTGCACAAAATGCAGCTGTGTGTGGGTGCGTACCCCAGGGGCCCCAGAAGCTGGTGTTCTCAGGCGACGCTCCGCGCCTGGTTTCGTAGCAGTGCTAGTGGAGCTGATGTGTATAAAGCACATGTTCTCTTTAGAAAATCAATGAGAAGCCACAGGTGA